In Buchnera aphidicola (Hyadaphis tataricae), the genomic stretch TTTTAACAGTTTATTCATTAATGTTTGATTTTTTTGATCAAGATTTTTCTGATCCCTGAATAGATTTGATAAAACATTATGTTTATGTTGTAACGTTTCTGTTTCCATTTGCAATTTTTTACGCTGATTTTCCAGAGAAGATATTTTTTCGATATCTAATCTAAAATTTTTTTTTAATAATTGTTGTAATAATAAATTTAATTTATTTCGTAACAAATTAGGATCCAGCATAATATTTTTTACCTCTTTATAATCAGAAAGAAATATTATTTAAAAAATGATTATGTATACAATTTTATTATATATTTTCATATGATAATATTTTTTAATTACATTTAAATATCATTATCATTTCTATCTTTCAAAAAAATTTAGAAAAAAATTATTTATCTAAAAACATAGATATTTGAAATTTTTTATCAAAGATATTACAAAACTTTTTAAAACGTTGTAGACTAAAATGAATTATTTCTAAAAAATTAAGTTCTTTTTAAAAATATAACATAAAAATTATTTTTAAATAACTACTGATTTTATCTTCATTAAGAAACTATTTAAATATTTGTTTTTAAAAAGAAAAAAATCAAAATTATTATCAATAATAATAGCATTTTTAGGATAAAACTATGCAAGATGATATCCAACATAACAACCTAATGATATTAGGTTCAGGACCTGCAGGTTACACTGCTGCTATATATGCTGCAAGAGCAAATTTAAAACCTGTGCTAATTACTGGAAATAATCAGGGTGGTCAACTCATGAACACTAATGAGATTGAAAATTGGCCTGGAGATATTACATCAATTGATGGCGCTACACTAATGCATCGTATGCATCAACATGCTATGAATTTTAAAACAAATATTATATCTGATCATATACATGCAGTTAATTTTGAAGAATACCCATTTTTCTTACAAGGTGAAAAAAATAAATATACTGCAAATTCAGTAATTATTGCTACTGGAGCAAACCCTCGTTACTTAGGATTAACATCAGAAAAAAAATTTCAAGGAAGAGGAGTGTCAACATGTGCAGTATGTGATGGATTTTTTTACAAAAATAACGAAGTTGCTGTAGTAGGAGGGGGTAATACAGCAGTAGAAGAAACACTATATTTATCTAATCTTGTCAAACACGTACATTTAATTCACCGAAGAACTCATTTTAAGGCAGAGAAAATTTTGCTTGATAGATTAGCAAAACAAATACAAGAGAATAAAGTATCTCTTTATTTAAATACTACTATACAAGACATTTTAGGAGATTCTTGTGGAGTAACTAATTTAGTACTCAAAAAAACACAACTAAAAACAGAACAAAAAATTTTTAATCTGGCCATTTCTGGATTATTTGTTGCAATTGGACACGAACCAAATACTGAAATTTTCATTAATCAAATAAAAATGAACAATGGTTATATTATTATTAAAAGTGGAATACATGGAAATTTTACCCAAACAAGTGTACCTGGGGTTTTTGCTGCAGGTGATGTCGTAGATCATGTATATAGACAGGCGATTACATCTTCAGCTAGTGGTTGTATGGCTGCATTAGATAGTGAACGTTATTTGAATACTATCAATTCTTAAAACGTTTTCATAGATATGTTCAAGATAAAACTTACTAGTCAAAAGCAATCTCATCTGCTATGCTGAAAATAATATTGATATTTTATAGAGAAAAAATAGATTTTGGGAGACTTATGACGAAAGAAGAAAATATTGAAATGCAAGGAATAGTTATAGATACTTTGCC encodes the following:
- the trxB gene encoding thioredoxin-disulfide reductase yields the protein MQDDIQHNNLMILGSGPAGYTAAIYAARANLKPVLITGNNQGGQLMNTNEIENWPGDITSIDGATLMHRMHQHAMNFKTNIISDHIHAVNFEEYPFFLQGEKNKYTANSVIIATGANPRYLGLTSEKKFQGRGVSTCAVCDGFFYKNNEVAVVGGGNTAVEETLYLSNLVKHVHLIHRRTHFKAEKILLDRLAKQIQENKVSLYLNTTIQDILGDSCGVTNLVLKKTQLKTEQKIFNLAISGLFVAIGHEPNTEIFINQIKMNNGYIIIKSGIHGNFTQTSVPGVFAAGDVVDHVYRQAITSSASGCMAALDSERYLNTINS